From Brassica oleracea var. oleracea cultivar TO1000 chromosome C3, BOL, whole genome shotgun sequence, a single genomic window includes:
- the LOC106329135 gene encoding protein PHR1-LIKE 1-like isoform X2 — MNSHRLVSTAQDECNKGLHQPCSSSLSPVHNFLNLQPENRNSPFIRSQSPDSPWPKNSPQGTFSRSSTFCTNLYISSSSTSDAHKHLGNTLPFLPDPSTNIQPPSGVESARSPSIFSEDMSNPVDGDNTLVKDFFNLSGDACSDRAFHDLDCSNDSYCLSDQMELQFLSDELELAITDRSETPRLDIYETPLASSSNPVTGMSQSQRCVTGAVSTGSAAASNHKPRMRWTPELHESFLKSVDKLEGPEKATPKAVLKLMNVEGLTIYHVKSHLQKYRLAKHIPEKKEEKKNVNTEEKKLALSNSEAVERKKGAMQLTEALRMQMEVQKQLHEQLEVQRVLQLRIEEHAKYLEKMLEEQRKTGMLMSSSSSSSQTLLSDCQNMSKTEVSSLSQPKNIASETEDDKCESPQKRRRVENNTESEDPPER, encoded by the exons ATGAACAGTCATAGGCTTGTCTCAACGGCACAAGACGAATGCAATAAAGGACTTCATCAACCTTGCTCGTCTTCACTATCTCCGGTCCATAACTTTCTAAATCTCCAGCCAGAAAACAGAAACTCTCCATTCATACGATCACAATCTCCAGATTCACCATGGCCAAAGAACAGTCCTCAAGGCACATTCTCACGGTCCTCCACCTTCTGCACAAATCTTTACATATCATCATCTTCAACCTCGGATGCTCATAAACATCTAGGAAACACTCTTCCTTTCCTCCCTGACCCCTCCACTAATATCCAGCCTCCTTCTGGTGTAGAATCTGCAAGATCTCCATCTATCTTCAGTGAAGATATGAGCAATCCAGTTGATGGAGACAACACCCTTGTCAAAGACTTCTTTAATCTCTCCGGTGATGCTTGCTCTGATAGAGCCTTTCATGATCTTGACTGTTCAAATGACAGCTACTGCTTATCAGATCAAATGGAGTTGCAGTTCCTGTCTGATGAACTTGAGCTTGCCATCACAGACCGCTCCGAAACTCCTAGGCTTGAT ATCTATGAAACGCCATTGGCTTCTTCATCAAATCCAGTGACTGGAATGAGTCAAAGCCAAAGATGCGTCACTGGAGCAGTGTCCACTGGTTCAGCAGCAGCATCAAACCACAAGCCGAGAATGAGATGGACCCCTGAGCTTCACGAGAGCTTCTTAAAGTCTGTGGACAAGCTTGAAGGCCCTGAAA AGGCTACTCCCAAGGCTGTTCTGAAGCTCATGAATGTTGAGGGCTTGACGATCTATCATGTAAAAAGCCACTTACAG AAGTATAGACTAGCCAAGCATATTCCAGAGAAAAAAGAAG AGAAAAAGAATGTTAACACAGAAGAGAAGAAACTGGCTCTGAGTAATAGTGAAGCTGTTGAGAGAAAGAAAGG GGCAATGCAGTTAACTGAAGCTCTGCGTATGCAGATGGAAGTTCAAAAACAATTGCATGAACAGCTCGAG GTGCAAAGGGTGCTTCAGCTACGAATAGAAGAGCATGCTAAGTACTTGGAAAAGATGTTGGAAGAGCAACGCAAAACCGGAATGCTTATGTCTTCTTCTTCTTCCTCTTCTCAGACACTATTGTCAGATTGTCAAAACATGTCCAAAACCGAAGTATCTTCTCTGTCTCAGCCAAAGAACATAGCTTCCGAAACCGAAGATGATAAATGTGAATCCCCTCAGAAACGTCGCAGGGTTGAGAACAACACTGAATCTGAAGATCCTCCTGAGAGATAG
- the LOC106329135 gene encoding protein PHR1-LIKE 1-like isoform X1, translating into MNSHRLVSTAQDECNKGLHQPCSSSLSPVHNFLNLQPENRNSPFIRSQSPDSPWPKNSPQGTFSRSSTFCTNLYISSSSTSDAHKHLGNTLPFLPDPSTNIQPPSGVESARSPSIFSEDMSNPVDGDNTLVKDFFNLSGDACSDRAFHDLDCSNDSYCLSDQMELQFLSDELELAITDRSETPRLDEIYETPLASSSNPVTGMSQSQRCVTGAVSTGSAAASNHKPRMRWTPELHESFLKSVDKLEGPEKATPKAVLKLMNVEGLTIYHVKSHLQKYRLAKHIPEKKEEKKNVNTEEKKLALSNSEAVERKKGAMQLTEALRMQMEVQKQLHEQLEVQRVLQLRIEEHAKYLEKMLEEQRKTGMLMSSSSSSSQTLLSDCQNMSKTEVSSLSQPKNIASETEDDKCESPQKRRRVENNTESEDPPER; encoded by the exons ATGAACAGTCATAGGCTTGTCTCAACGGCACAAGACGAATGCAATAAAGGACTTCATCAACCTTGCTCGTCTTCACTATCTCCGGTCCATAACTTTCTAAATCTCCAGCCAGAAAACAGAAACTCTCCATTCATACGATCACAATCTCCAGATTCACCATGGCCAAAGAACAGTCCTCAAGGCACATTCTCACGGTCCTCCACCTTCTGCACAAATCTTTACATATCATCATCTTCAACCTCGGATGCTCATAAACATCTAGGAAACACTCTTCCTTTCCTCCCTGACCCCTCCACTAATATCCAGCCTCCTTCTGGTGTAGAATCTGCAAGATCTCCATCTATCTTCAGTGAAGATATGAGCAATCCAGTTGATGGAGACAACACCCTTGTCAAAGACTTCTTTAATCTCTCCGGTGATGCTTGCTCTGATAGAGCCTTTCATGATCTTGACTGTTCAAATGACAGCTACTGCTTATCAGATCAAATGGAGTTGCAGTTCCTGTCTGATGAACTTGAGCTTGCCATCACAGACCGCTCCGAAACTCCTAGGCTTGAT GAGATCTATGAAACGCCATTGGCTTCTTCATCAAATCCAGTGACTGGAATGAGTCAAAGCCAAAGATGCGTCACTGGAGCAGTGTCCACTGGTTCAGCAGCAGCATCAAACCACAAGCCGAGAATGAGATGGACCCCTGAGCTTCACGAGAGCTTCTTAAAGTCTGTGGACAAGCTTGAAGGCCCTGAAA AGGCTACTCCCAAGGCTGTTCTGAAGCTCATGAATGTTGAGGGCTTGACGATCTATCATGTAAAAAGCCACTTACAG AAGTATAGACTAGCCAAGCATATTCCAGAGAAAAAAGAAG AGAAAAAGAATGTTAACACAGAAGAGAAGAAACTGGCTCTGAGTAATAGTGAAGCTGTTGAGAGAAAGAAAGG GGCAATGCAGTTAACTGAAGCTCTGCGTATGCAGATGGAAGTTCAAAAACAATTGCATGAACAGCTCGAG GTGCAAAGGGTGCTTCAGCTACGAATAGAAGAGCATGCTAAGTACTTGGAAAAGATGTTGGAAGAGCAACGCAAAACCGGAATGCTTATGTCTTCTTCTTCTTCCTCTTCTCAGACACTATTGTCAGATTGTCAAAACATGTCCAAAACCGAAGTATCTTCTCTGTCTCAGCCAAAGAACATAGCTTCCGAAACCGAAGATGATAAATGTGAATCCCCTCAGAAACGTCGCAGGGTTGAGAACAACACTGAATCTGAAGATCCTCCTGAGAGATAG